A genomic segment from Agelaius phoeniceus isolate bAgePho1 chromosome 2, bAgePho1.hap1, whole genome shotgun sequence encodes:
- the HEPHL1 gene encoding ferroxidase HEPHL1, which produces MPPAQRGGCLRALGFLWLCALVEARTRTYYLGIVEENWDYAPSGKNLITGQSLLEDKFARVYATRGANRIGRVYKKAIFRQFTDDTYSQEIPKAAWLGFLGPVLKAEEEDVFIIHLKNFASRPYSVHPHGVFYDKDSEGALYPDGTGGKSKEDDFVVPGGNYTYTWPVRKDYSPTLADSNCLTWIYHSHIDTPRDIASGLIGPLLVCKKGTADETTIEGTGAANAFALMFSIVDENFSWYLDENINTFCLEPDTVNKEDEGFQTSNRMHAINGYIYGNLPGLEMCADTSMSWHLFGMGAEIDIHAAYFYGHTFTSRDQRADVIGLFPATFITAEMTPGSPGRWLITCQVNEHLRGGMEALYDVQICQKNLSHSSPISHKRRYYIAAEEVLWNYGPDGYDKFTGQGLNATGSESATYFTQGTDRIGGQYWKVHYVGYTDATFSKKTWSEDMKHLGILGPVIKAEVGDTVLVTFANKARRSYSIMAHGVSFSKLSEGAPYLDGYLKPGAHVKPGETFTYKWRVPENGGPTESDPPCLTYLYYSATDAVKDTNSGLVGPLLVCRKNALNHDGTQKGIDREFYLLFSIFDENDSWYLNKNIESFTGDPTKVDENDADFMESNKMHAVNGYLYGNLPGLTMCKNDKVSWHLIGLGSHYDMHGVHFQGNTIDLRGTTRDGLALFPHLSGTALMQPDRVGTFKVVCRTFDHFVGGMKHLYEVSSCRSPSGAQQQRGAMRVYYIAAEEVEWDYASNKSSAPKVYNISSYEESYGHVFLGQAEDLIGSKYKKVVYREYTSGNFTQRRVRTEEEEHLEILGPLLHAEVGDSILIVFKNKASRPYSVSAHGIEEVGCEEQPETPITLPGEINTYRWNVPERSGPGKTDPNCITWVYYSTANFVKDTYSGLIGPLVVCRKGTLDERGLRKDIDREFTLLFMVFDENESWYLKENIERYLHKNPDDFNSTENFEEGNSMHAINGKIYNSLLGLTMNEGDRTNWYLIGMGNEVDIHTVHFHAQTFIFKTDKDHRGDVYDLFPGTFQTVELVAENPGTWLLHCHVADHIHAGMETTYTINKSEWEVPSEGGHTTGTYNKTTATNETTTKDYDNKVGNFFSKTLSPGEASLILAAFVCIGLVLLSTALIFFCFITHQGNRIHYTALDDKSALLADSL; this is translated from the exons ATGCCTCCTGCGCAGCGCGGGGGCTGCCTCCGCGCCCTCGGCTTCCTCTGGCTGTGCGCGCTGGTGGAAGCAAGGACCAGAACTTACTACCTCGGGATTGTGGAAGAGAACTGGGACTATGCACCATCTGGGAAAAATCTGATCACAGGGCAAAGCCTCTTAGAGGACAA GTTCGCAAGGGTGTATGCAACAAGAGGAGCCAACCGGATAGGACGTGTGTACAAAAAGGCTATTTTTAGGCAATTCACCGATGACACTTACTCCCAGGAGATCCCCAAAGCAGCATGGCTGGGGTTCCTTGGCCCAGTCCTGAAGGCAGAAGAAGAGGATGTCTTTATCATCCATCTGAAAAACTTTGCTTCCCGCCCATACTCTGTGCACCCACATGGGGTCTTCTATGACAAGGACTCTGAAG GAGCACTTTACCCTGATGGAACTGGCGGTAAAAGCAAAGAGGACGACTTTGTTGTTCCTGGTGGAAATTACACGTACACATGGCCAGTAAGGAAAGATTATTCCCCAACTTTGGCAGACTCAAACTGCTTGACTTGGATTTACCATTCTCACATTGACACACCAAGAGATATTGCATCTGGTTTAATTGGGCCTCTGCTGGTGTGTAAAAAAG GAACTGCAGATGAGACCACAATAGAAGGGACTGGTGCTGCTAATGCTTTTGCCCTGATGTTTAGCATTGTAGATGAAAACTTCAGCTGGTACCTCGATGAGAATATAAACACCTTCTGCTTAGAACCAGACACAGTTAACAAAGAGGATGAAGGTTTCCAGACCAGCAACCGAATGCATG CAATTAACGGTTATATATATGGCAATCTCCCCGGCTTGGAGATGTGTGCTGACACTTCCATGTCCTGGCACTTGTTTGGCATGGGGGCCGAGATAGACATCCATGCTGCTTACTTCTACGGGCACACGTTCACCAGCAGAGACCAGAGGGCGGACGTGATCGGTCTCTTCCCAGCGACATTCATCACGGCAGAGATGacccctggcagccccgggaGGTGGCTGATAACCTGCCAGGTCAATGAGCACCTACGAG GTGGCATGGAGGCACTATATGATGTTCAGATCTGCCAGAAAAACCTGTCTCACTCCTCACCAATCAGTCATAAGAGAAGATATTACATTGCTGCTGAAGAAGTGCTCTGGAATTACGGGCCTGACGGTTATGATAAATTCACTGGGCAGGGTTTGAACGCCACTGGCAG TGAATCTGCAACATATTTCACACAAGGGACTGACAGAATAGGAGGGCAGTACTGGAAAGTTCACTATGTGGGATATACTGATGCAACGTTCAGTAAGAAGACTTGGTCAGAGGACATGAAGCACCTGGGAATACTTG GCCCTGTTATAAAAGCTGAGGTGGGAGATACAGTGCTGGTAACTTTTGCCAACAAAGCCAGAAGAAGCTATAGCATTATGGCCCATGGTGTAAGCTTCAGCAAGCTGTCAGAAGGTGCTCCCTACTTAGATG GCTACCTGAAGCCAGGAGCCCATGTCAAGCCAGGTGAAACCTTCACATACAAATGGAGGGTGCCTGAAAATGGCGGTCCAACAGAGAGTGACCCCCCGTGCCTGACCTACCTGTACTACTCAGCCACTGACGCTGTCAAAGACACCAACTCTGGCCTCGTGGGACCTTTGCTGGTCTGTCGGAAGAACGCCCTGAATCACGACGGGACACAG AAAGGAATAGACAGAGAATTTTACCTCCTCTTTTCAATCTTTGATGAGAATGACAGCTGGTATCTGAACAAGAATATTGAATCATTTACTGGAGACCCAACAAAAGTGGATGAAAATGATGCTGATTTCATGGAATCCAACAAAATGCATG ctgtCAATGGCTACTTGTATGGCAATCTGCCAGGCCTGACCATGTGCAAGAATGACAAGGTCTCCTGGCACCTCATTGGGCTGGGCAGTCACTACGACATGCACGGGGTTCATTTCCAAGGAAACACCATCGACTTGAGAGGGACAACAAGGGATGGGCTGGCCTTGTTTCCTCATTTATCAGGGACAGCACTAATGCAGCCAGACCGTGTGG GCACATTCAAAGTGGTTTGCAGGACTTTTGATCACTTTGTTGGTGGGATGAAGCATCTCTATGAGGTCAGCAGCTGCCGCAGCCCCAGCggagcccagcagcagcgtGGAGCCATGAGGGTCTATTACATTGCTGCAGAGGAGGTGGAGTGGGACTATGCCTCAAATAAGAGCTCAGCACCAAAGGTTTACAACATCAGCAGCTATGAGGAAAG CTATGGGCATGTTTTTCTGGGCCAAGCAGAGGACCTGATTGGTTCAAAATACAAGAAGGTGGTTTACAGGGAGTACACAAGTGGCAACTTCACACAGCGCAGAGTGAGGACAGAAGAGGAGGAACACTTGGAAATCCTGG GGCCACTACTCCACGCCGAGGTTGGTGACTCCATACTGATCGTATTTAAGAACAAAGCCAGCAGGCCTTACTCAGTAAGTGCACATGGTATAGAAGAGGTTGGTTGTGAAGAACAGCCTGAGACACCAATTACCCTCCCTG gGGAAATAAACACCTACAGGTGGAACGTCCCAGAACGATCCGGTCCTGGCAAAACAGATCCAAATTGTATCACTTGGGTTTATTATTCAACAGCAAATTTTGTTAAG gacACGTACAGTGGTCTGATTGGGCCTCTTGTAGTTTGCAGAAAAGGAACTTTAGATGAAAGAGGTCTGAGGAAAGATATTGATCGTGAATTTACTCTTCTGTTTATGGTGTTCGATGAAAATGAATCCTggtatttgaaagaaaatattgaaagaTACCTTCATAAGAATCCTGATGATTTTAATTCCACTGAGAACTTTGAAGAAGGCAACAGCATGCATG CAATCAATGGGAAGATTTACAACAGTCTCTTGGGTCTAACAATGAACGAAGGTGATAGGACAAACTGGTATTTGATAGGAATGGGCAATGAAGTGGATATCCACACAGTTCACTTCCATGCGCAGACCTTCATCTTCAAG ACAGATAAGGACCACAGAGGAGATGTATATGACCTTTTCCCTGGGACTTTCCAGACAGTTGAACTCGTAGCAGAAAACCCTGGGACGTGGCTTCTGCACTGCCACGTGGCCGATCACATCCATGCTGGCATGGAGACAACCTACACCATCAATAAATCAG